A genomic window from candidate division TA06 bacterium B3_TA06 includes:
- the dnaN gene encoding DNA polymerase III subunit beta — translation MWFKISRDRLEELINRIVPVIPSRTPYPIIQSILCSTQKGRLTLLATDLDIYVKTSSEIEAAEEARVLLPGRKLAGIVKESTAGEIEFIKEENRVILKAGRSTFRIPILDPDEFPKMFERPSAIQFNIEASSLKGLFEGVEFAVSRGEDRPAMTGVLWEIKPQRNRMVATDGHRMALSEDKESVPEIAEQSHILPTKIFGFLPKELEGSIDVFLDEAKIGLSFEATEVVSRLIEGPYPDYEKVIPAEINNLLTVHREELTAALRRMMIFTNQVTRQIKFVLGSKNLQLFAFSPEGEEAQEELTASYKGDSFEVAYNGSYLLDVLRHLESDEVVFEITGALSAALLRGPGEREKQNRLYLLMPILLD, via the coding sequence ATGTGGTTCAAAATCTCAAGGGATAGGCTGGAGGAGTTAATAAATCGCATAGTGCCTGTTATTCCTTCACGCACGCCCTATCCTATAATTCAAAGCATCCTTTGTTCTACACAGAAAGGACGCCTCACCCTTCTGGCTACAGATCTGGACATCTATGTAAAAACCTCAAGCGAGATAGAGGCAGCAGAAGAAGCCCGCGTTCTTCTTCCCGGCCGTAAACTTGCAGGGATAGTAAAGGAAAGCACAGCCGGGGAGATAGAGTTCATAAAGGAAGAAAACCGGGTTATTCTGAAGGCTGGACGAAGCACCTTCCGGATTCCTATACTTGATCCTGATGAATTTCCCAAGATGTTCGAGCGTCCTTCGGCGATCCAGTTCAACATCGAGGCCTCCTCTCTTAAAGGGCTATTTGAGGGGGTTGAGTTCGCGGTCTCAAGAGGCGAGGACCGTCCCGCGATGACAGGTGTTCTTTGGGAGATCAAACCCCAGCGTAACCGAATGGTTGCCACAGACGGCCATCGTATGGCTTTAAGCGAAGATAAAGAGAGTGTGCCGGAGATTGCAGAACAGTCCCACATCCTTCCAACAAAGATCTTTGGCTTCCTGCCCAAGGAGCTGGAAGGCAGCATTGATGTCTTTCTTGACGAGGCAAAGATCGGTCTTAGCTTTGAAGCGACCGAGGTTGTCTCCCGCCTGATCGAGGGACCCTATCCCGATTATGAGAAGGTTATACCTGCCGAGATCAACAATCTTCTCACGGTTCATCGTGAGGAGCTAACAGCGGCCCTGCGGCGGATGATGATCTTTACCAATCAGGTAACCAGACAGATCAAGTTCGTTCTTGGCAGCAAGAACCTTCAGTTATTCGCGTTCTCGCCCGAAGGTGAAGAGGCCCAGGAGGAACTCACCGCCTCCTATAAGGGCGATAGCTTCGAGGTCGCTTACAACGGCTCCTATCTTCTGGATGTCCTGCGGCACCTTGAATCCGATGAGGTGGTGTTCGAGATAACAGGCGCGCTCTCAGCCGCTCTCCTTCGTGGCCCAGGCGAGCGGGAGAAACAAAATCGCCTTTACCTGTTGATGCCGATTTTGCTTGACTGA
- a CDS encoding glutaredoxin has protein sequence MGMLKDEDKKYIREQFDEKLKGPVKILLFSQKLECEYCQPTEEILTELSELSDKITLDVRNLQIDSDDAKQFGVDKVPAIILLGEQDKDYGIRFFGIPSGYEFSTLLADILEVSAGKSDLSPQLVKKVAAITTPVEIKVFVTPTCPYCPNAVRAAHKIAMANPRYIKAQMIESVEFPHLANKYAVYGVPKTIINERVQFEGAMPEAAVVEQVLSALTQPES, from the coding sequence ATGGGAATGTTGAAGGATGAGGACAAAAAATACATCCGAGAACAGTTCGATGAAAAACTCAAAGGCCCGGTCAAGATACTGCTCTTTTCCCAGAAGCTTGAGTGCGAGTACTGCCAGCCCACCGAGGAGATACTCACCGAGCTTTCCGAGCTTTCGGATAAGATCACCCTTGATGTTCGCAATCTGCAGATCGATTCGGATGATGCAAAGCAGTTCGGGGTGGACAAGGTTCCGGCCATTATCCTTCTTGGAGAGCAGGATAAGGACTACGGCATCCGCTTCTTCGGCATCCCCTCCGGTTATGAGTTCTCAACCCTTCTTGCCGACATCCTCGAGGTATCCGCGGGCAAAAGTGACCTGTCCCCCCAGCTGGTTAAAAAGGTCGCCGCCATCACCACACCTGTTGAGATCAAGGTGTTCGTGACACCCACCTGTCCATACTGCCCCAATGCGGTCCGCGCCGCGCATAAGATCGCCATGGCCAACCCTCGCTATATAAAGGCCCAGATGATCGAGTCGGTGGAGTTCCCCCACCTTGCCAATAAGTATGCGGTCTACGGGGTTCCCAAGACGATAATCAACGAGAGGGTTCAGTTCGAGGGTGCTATGCCCGAGGCCGCGGTGGTCGAGCAGGTGCTTTCCGCACTCACCCAGCCGGAATCCTGA
- a CDS encoding chromosomal replication initiation protein DnaA produces the protein MSAETLWNAVLEHLKTLIPEEGFNTWFKPTRFLEQREGMLLVEVPNPFFVEWIEEYYSKALADALAEVNSGDLRIAFRARKVEPGAARPRFTRRRIVYAKDGSRLQERYTFANFVVGEQNRFAHAAALAVAEAPSEVYNPLFIYGGVGLGKTHLLQAIGNYLHRARPKLAVAYIPAETLFIELIDALEKGTRMEFKNRYRSKDLLLIDDIHFLRGKESLQEEIFHLFNHLYEGGKQVVLTSDRPPREIPTLEERLASRFSGGLVVDIQPPDLETRIAILRRKAYSESQSLPQDVAYYIASRIRSNVRELEGALIRLLALSSLTGQGLTTSLAEEVLHDLLRNRPRTTPNRITKQVARTFNVTIEEIKGRRRTAPLALARQSAMFIIRKMLGISLKEIGRFFGGKDHTTVIHAIDKIKRLTEEDLEFKEKIMGIEQRINRG, from the coding sequence GTGAGTGCCGAAACCCTCTGGAACGCCGTACTCGAGCATCTGAAGACCCTGATCCCTGAGGAAGGCTTCAACACCTGGTTTAAGCCCACACGCTTTCTGGAACAGCGAGAAGGCATGCTTCTGGTTGAGGTCCCGAATCCGTTCTTCGTGGAGTGGATAGAGGAGTACTACAGCAAGGCACTCGCGGACGCTTTAGCCGAGGTCAACTCAGGCGATCTTCGGATTGCGTTTAGGGCGCGCAAGGTCGAGCCGGGTGCAGCAAGGCCGAGGTTTACGAGGCGACGTATCGTCTACGCCAAGGACGGCTCACGACTACAGGAGCGGTATACATTTGCCAACTTCGTGGTCGGGGAGCAAAACCGCTTCGCACATGCCGCAGCCCTTGCCGTTGCAGAGGCCCCCTCGGAGGTCTACAATCCGTTGTTTATCTACGGCGGCGTAGGGCTGGGCAAAACCCACCTCCTTCAGGCTATCGGAAACTATCTGCACCGCGCACGCCCGAAACTCGCGGTTGCATACATCCCGGCAGAGACCCTCTTTATCGAACTCATCGACGCCCTTGAGAAGGGAACCAGGATGGAGTTCAAGAATCGCTACCGATCCAAGGATCTCTTGCTTATCGATGACATCCACTTCCTTCGCGGAAAGGAGTCGCTGCAGGAGGAGATCTTCCACCTCTTCAATCATCTCTACGAGGGTGGAAAGCAGGTGGTGTTGACCTCGGACCGTCCGCCGCGCGAGATCCCAACCCTTGAGGAACGCCTCGCCTCCCGCTTCTCCGGTGGGCTGGTAGTAGATATCCAACCCCCTGACCTTGAAACACGTATAGCTATCCTGCGCAGAAAGGCCTACTCGGAGAGCCAGAGCCTGCCGCAGGACGTGGCCTACTACATCGCATCAAGGATTCGCTCAAACGTCCGCGAGCTTGAAGGCGCGCTGATAAGGCTGCTTGCTCTCTCATCACTTACAGGACAAGGCCTTACAACCTCACTTGCAGAGGAGGTGCTTCACGATCTTTTAAGAAACCGTCCACGCACCACACCAAACCGCATAACAAAACAGGTGGCGCGTACGTTCAACGTAACAATCGAGGAGATAAAGGGCAGACGACGCACAGCACCACTTGCCCTTGCCAGACAGTCGGCGATGTTCATTATTCGCAAGATGCTGGGGATCTCACTCAAAGAGATCGGCCGCTTCTTCGGAGGCAAAGATCATACAACCGTGATTCACGCAATAGATAAAATAAAAAGATTGACCGAAGAGGACCTTGAGTTCAAGGAAAAGATTATGGGGATAGAACAGAGGATAAACCGTGGATAG
- a CDS encoding transcriptional regulator, translating into MDYEGLKRIVAKKEWDTLELKKSTAQIKPACETLCAFLNGKGGHVLIGVKKDGEIIGQEISEKTLEGIANELAKIKLHNDVIMERIALETSARREVIVLEARPYGPHVPYTYDDRPYERIGNTTRRMPRERYDQLLSKRRDTTHRWETQVAEGWSIEDLDTEEILRTARRGIETGRLPESTGSDPAEILERFDLMTDKGILNAAVVLFGREFLPDYPQCGLRMARFKGLSKTEFLDNRQIYGHAFQLLEEAMVFLRRHLPIAGKIQPGLFEREDEPLFPTVALREALVNAFCHRDYSIIGGAVNLAIFDDRLEIWSDGTLPSGLRVEDLKRDHPSRLRNPSIAEVFFRRGLIEKWGRGTQKIVELCVQAGHPEPEFVEQGGSVGVKFTPSGYIAPYRVDFRLSERQREILAILSIHTDLRIGEIMRLLTTSIPERTLRRELDRLKNLDLVELRGYGRGARWFLIKKQD; encoded by the coding sequence ATGGATTACGAAGGACTCAAGCGGATTGTTGCCAAAAAGGAATGGGATACCCTTGAGCTGAAGAAGTCGACAGCCCAGATTAAACCCGCTTGTGAAACGTTGTGCGCCTTCCTTAATGGAAAAGGAGGGCATGTCCTAATCGGAGTTAAAAAGGATGGGGAGATCATAGGCCAAGAGATTTCAGAGAAGACCCTGGAAGGTATTGCTAACGAGCTCGCTAAGATCAAGCTACACAATGATGTAATTATGGAAAGGATAGCCTTAGAGACTTCTGCTCGTAGAGAGGTCATTGTTTTAGAAGCTAGACCTTATGGCCCTCATGTTCCCTATACCTATGATGACCGACCTTATGAGAGGATCGGTAATACAACTCGTCGTATGCCCCGAGAACGCTACGACCAACTTCTGTCTAAACGCAGAGACACCACACACCGGTGGGAGACCCAAGTTGCTGAAGGATGGAGTATTGAGGACCTTGACACAGAGGAGATTTTACGCACAGCTCGTCGCGGGATTGAGACCGGTCGTCTACCAGAATCTACAGGATCAGACCCTGCAGAGATACTTGAGAGGTTTGACTTAATGACCGATAAAGGAATCCTTAATGCCGCAGTGGTACTTTTCGGGCGGGAGTTTTTACCGGATTATCCCCAGTGCGGACTGCGGATGGCCCGCTTCAAAGGTCTGAGTAAAACAGAGTTTCTGGATAACCGTCAGATTTACGGACATGCGTTCCAACTTCTTGAAGAGGCTATGGTTTTCTTAAGACGTCATCTCCCTATAGCAGGAAAGATTCAACCAGGGCTTTTTGAGCGAGAGGATGAACCTCTGTTTCCTACTGTGGCCCTGCGTGAAGCCTTGGTTAATGCTTTTTGTCACCGGGATTATTCAATAATCGGCGGGGCCGTGAATCTCGCCATTTTTGATGATCGTCTCGAAATATGGAGCGATGGCACCTTGCCTTCTGGTTTAAGGGTTGAGGATCTGAAACGGGACCATCCCTCGCGGTTACGTAATCCGTCGATAGCGGAGGTGTTTTTCCGACGAGGATTGATTGAGAAGTGGGGTAGAGGAACACAAAAGATAGTTGAGCTTTGCGTTCAGGCTGGACATCCAGAACCGGAATTCGTAGAACAGGGCGGGTCTGTCGGGGTGAAATTCACTCCGAGTGGTTATATAGCTCCTTACCGCGTCGACTTCCGACTTAGCGAAAGACAGCGAGAGATACTTGCTATTCTATCTATACATACTGATCTTCGGATCGGAGAAATTATGCGTCTTTTAACTACCTCTATTCCAGAAAGGACTCTGCGTCGTGAACTCGACAGGCTCAAAAATCTTGATCTAGTAGAATTGAGAGGATATGGTCGTGGAGCGCGTTGGTTCCTTATTAAGAAACAGGATTAG